AGCAACATCACAGTCTGGCATACGCCCCAGCGCACCAGGAGCATGGGATTCCGATGCACCCCAAACCACGCCAACACCAGAATGGACATGAAAAGTGTCGAATAAAGGTAGGGATGGAGGTGGGACAACCAGAGATTGCAAAACGAACCCGCCAACAGCCACTTCCAACTACGGACCACATCTTTCTCGAGGATGCCCCCCAGCAACAACGGGAGGGCGGCCTGGGTGCCGAGGAACTGGACCCAACTGGCACCGATCGTCAGCCCGTAAAAGTTGAAGGCATAACTGAGCGACAACAAAACACCCGCACCCGGGGAAAGGTCAACACCCCAGCTTTCCCGCAAAACACCCACCAATCGATAAAATGACCAGGCCGACAGGGACAGGGCGAAAAACGCGAACAACTCCGCCCCCGCCAGGGCTCCGGTAGCCGCCGTCACCGCAGAGATGACCAAAGCGACCGGATTGACCGTCACCAAAGCACCGGGGTCCGAAAGAATAGAAAAACCGCCGTATTGGAAAGGGTTGTGGAGGGGGCTTTTCCCCGCCAAGAGACCACGCCCCACCTCCATGACAATCGGGTGCCAGCCTGTCAGGTTGTCATCGGTCAGGAAGAAATAAGGCCGGACCCACTGCAGGAAACCAAAAAAAACGGCAACGGCCAGAATCAACCCCACCTGCCTTGCGAGGTCGGAATCCGTCCATGAGGCATGCCAACGAGACAACATCGGGAAAGGGATTGTTCGATTCGAGTTGGGCTGCTCGGTCCTCAGCAATTGATCCGTTCCTTCTCCACCACGAGAGGAAGCTTCCGAACGTGGATCAGGATCACCCCGATGTATTCCCCCAGGATGCCGATGAAAAACAGTTGGACCGAACAGAACAGGAAAAGCCCGATCAATACCGGGGCGACTCCGGCGGAAAAACGGTCCCAGTAAACCAGCTTGTAAATCAGATAGCCCAGGCCGGTCAGGAGACTCAGCAGGGAAAGCATGAAACCCGACATGGTGGCCAGTCGCAGGGGCAGCTTGCTGTGCTTGGTGATGCCCAGCATGGCCATGTCGTAGAGCGTGTAGAAATTGTTCTTGGTGAACCCGCGCGTACGCAACGGCTGGGTGAAAGGCACCTTGACCGCTTTGAATCCGATCTCGGAAATCATCCCGCGGAAATAGGGGTAGGGATCATCGATCCGCCTGAGGGCATCAATCACCCTGCGGTCGTAAAGTCCGAAGCCGGTGCTGTTCTCATTCAATTCGATGTCGGAGAGCCGGGAAAGCAATCGGTAGTAGGCGCGCCGGATCATGAAAAACAGGAACATTTCCCGGCTCTCCGTTTTGATCCCAAGCACCATCCGTGCCCCAGCCTCCCAGTGGGAAACAAGTTCCGGAATCATCTCCGGCGGGTCCTGGAAATCGCTGGCCATGTAGATGACCCCATCCCCGGTGGCCTGGAGGAGTCCGTGGTAGGGCGATCGGATATGCCCGAAGTTGCGGGCGTTGAGAATCACTTTGACCCGGGAATCACGCGAGGCCAGGGCCCGCAGGCGTTCCTCCGTCCGGTCCGTCGAGCAGTTGTCGATGTAGAGGTGATCGTACTCATAACCGGGCAAACGGGACATTTGCTCCCGGATGGCCTCGTAGAGCGGGATGACGTTGTCCTCCTCATTGAAACAGGGCGTGACCACGGTCAATTTTTTCACGGCAGCGTCTCCAGGAAACTTCCCATGTGCCGGGCCAAGTCCTCGGGCGGGATGGCGTCGGTTTTTTCCATCTTGCCCGGACCCCGGGTGAGGATGCAATGGATCCGGCCACCGGTGTTCTTTTTGTCCCACTTCATCGCGCCGGTGATCTTGTCCAACTCCGCGCCTTTGATGAGAGTCTGATAGGGGGCGAAAAAGGGCGTCAGCAAGGATAACATCTCCCGGTACTGCCCCTGGGGCAGCCAACCGATGCGTTCAGAGATGTGGGTGGCCGTGAGTATCCCCAGGGTCACCGCGATCCCGTGCGGAATGGCGTAGGCGGTGGCCGATTCATAGGCATGGCCGAAGGTGTGTCCGTAATTGAGCAAATTGCGCCGACCTCGGTCGAATTCATCCTCCTCAATGAACGGCTTCTTGATCTCCAGGCAGCTCCAGATGATCGGTCCGAGCTGGAAATCCGGCTGATCAAAAGCCCCCAACCGGTCCAGCAGCCATGCCCATTTCTCCGGTCCCGCGATCAGGTGCAATTTGATCGCCTCACCCAACCCGGAAACCCGTTCCTCCCGGGGCAAGCCGGCCAGGACTGCCGGCACCAGGGAAATGCTGTTGGGTGGATAAAAG
This window of the Candidatus Methylacidiphilales bacterium genome carries:
- a CDS encoding glycosyltransferase family 2 protein, which gives rise to MKKLTVVTPCFNEEDNVIPLYEAIREQMSRLPGYEYDHLYIDNCSTDRTEERLRALASRDSRVKVILNARNFGHIRSPYHGLLQATGDGVIYMASDFQDPPEMIPELVSHWEAGARMVLGIKTESREMFLFFMIRRAYYRLLSRLSDIELNENSTGFGLYDRRVIDALRRIDDPYPYFRGMISEIGFKAVKVPFTQPLRTRGFTKNNFYTLYDMAMLGITKHSKLPLRLATMSGFMLSLLSLLTGLGYLIYKLVYWDRFSAGVAPVLIGLFLFCSVQLFFIGILGEYIGVILIHVRKLPLVVEKERINC